CGCCCGAGCGCCTGCCCAAAGATCAGTTCAAAGCGGCCATCCATCTTCACAGCCTGATGAACCGCGCCTTCGTCCTTCACGAGGCCAACATGGCCAAGAAGGCCGAGGCCGACAAGGCCAAGGCCGAGGCGACGGTGGAGCACGAAGCCTTCCTGCTGGATGGCGCCGACGGCGTGGCTTTCGTCAAGCACCTCCGCTTCAACGATGTGCCCCATCCGTGGGCGCTCGTGGAGCGCAAGGCCGGCGAGATCCGGGTCGTGGAAGCCCACCCTGCGGAAGATTTCTTCCCGCCTGAGAGCTTCGGGTTCATGCCGGAGGGCGAGGATTTCGCGGGTCTGGATAAGACCCTGCGCAACTTCTTGCGCTACGCCAGAACCAAGGCCGAGCGGGCCAAGGAGAAGGGCAAGGGCTTCGACTCCGGAAACGCCACGGAGGAGGAGATGAAGGCGTACGCCGAAGATTTGGGAGTTCCCACCGACGGACGCTCCTGACGAAGCCGGAGGACCGGCGACACAGGACTGACGTCAATAACACCTGCCCCCGGAAGGAGGATTTTCTCCTCCTTCCGGGGCGTTTTTTTGAAAGGAACGTAAATGGAAATTCATCCGCAAAACAGGGGAAAGGCTAAAAAGATTTTTGATCTGGTTCTTTCAGAAGCCGGAGAGGGAAATAGGTGGGATAATGAGGAACCGGGAGTAATTGATTTTATTTCCAAAAAGAGCGGTCTGAAATTGGGCCGCGAAGTGATAGGCAAACTTCTTTCAGAAGTTTGTGATGCGGGTTATCTGGAAAAGATTCTTGGCGGAAGGACGGGCCGAAAAATTGTTAGCCTGCGGATCCTCCGCCGCGAATGGCAAGAGAAAAGCGCTCAAAGGCCGCCACAGAAAAATAAAGAGACGGCCGCGATAACACCGGCGCCGAAGACGGCGGCAGATCGGAAAAAACCCGAAAAGCCAAGGCTGGTTTTGCTTGTTGATTTCGTCAATATAGAAACTACTTTGATGAGCGCGTCTAAAGCCGTTGACGCAATAGTCGGCTTGGAAGGACCTCTGGTGAACATTGGCACGATTGAAGCCAAATTCAGTTTTATACCGTCCCATCGATTAGATGGCGCGCTGGTCCTCTCACTCATTTATCGTCATCTATTGATTGTCTGTCCCAGAAATCTGCATAACGGAGTCGATAAGACTAAGGATAAAGACCTGGTTGACGCGAGAATGAGCAATTTGGTTAATATCATCGCTCTTTTTAACGATGACATATCGCACATTGTCTTTGTTTCAGGAGATGGAGATTTTCTCGACGCAGCCTGTTATGCCAAAGACCACGGCAAGAA
The genomic region above belongs to Candidatus Niyogibacteria bacterium and contains:
- a CDS encoding NYN domain-containing protein — encoded protein: MEIHPQNRGKAKKIFDLVLSEAGEGNRWDNEEPGVIDFISKKSGLKLGREVIGKLLSEVCDAGYLEKILGGRTGRKIVSLRILRREWQEKSAQRPPQKNKETAAITPAPKTAADRKKPEKPRLVLLVDFVNIETTLMSASKAVDAIVGLEGPLVNIGTIEAKFSFIPSHRLDGALVLSLIYRHLLIVCPRNLHNGVDKTKDKDLVDARMSNLVNIIALFNDDISHIVFVSGDGDFLDAACYAKDHGKKVVVAAPMGHLSRALEKVADEIIFF